GCGATGCAGACCCGGCGCCAGCAGCTCCACCTCGCCGATGGGCGCCACGAACAGGCTGAGGGTGGCGAGCCCATCGCTGTAGAGGCGGTGAATCACGCCTTCGCCGTGGCGGGCACTGCGGGTATCCGCCGGCTGGGGGGCGAAGCCGTCGGGCAGCCAGCCCAGCCGCCAGGGGTCTGCCGGGGCTTCGCGCAGGCGGTCGAGACGCACCTCGCCCTGATAGAGGCGGGGACGCTCCAGCGCCGTCAGCTGAAAGGTCTCAAGGGGGCGCCCGGTCTCGTCGAGCAGCGACTGCTTGAGCGTCAGGCCGGTGGCCTGATCGAGCCACAGCCGATGCCCGAAGCGGAAACTGTCCAGGGGGGCGATATCCAGGCGCAGGACGCGGCGGTTGGCGATGCGCTCCTCGCCACCGAGCTGCAGGCGATAGAGGCCGTCGACCCGCTCGGCGATCCCAGCCGGGGACGGCAGCGCCTCGCCGCCCTCCCCCGACCCA
The Halomonas alkalicola DNA segment above includes these coding regions:
- a CDS encoding MucB/RseB C-terminal domain-containing protein — encoded protein: MSASRLCLLAASCLSGLLFSSALMAAPMAETNGPGEEAFDCRSLAEAEAPETARQWLERSLWAGHCYLYDAHAVRIGHDGVRTLTLSHDVRDGIERGVASYLDGPPMVFERRGRVGRLGGSGEGGEALPSPAGIAERVDGLYRLQLGGEERIANRRVLRLDIAPLDSFRFGHRLWLDQATGLTLKQSLLDETGRPLETFQLTALERPRLYQGEVRLDRLREAPADPWRLGWLPDGFAPQPADTRSARHGEGVIHRLYSDGLATLSLFVAPIGEVELLAPGLHRLGVSNAAVRHRELGGEPRQLVVMGELPPRVLLRVADSLAWEAP